In Paenibacillus algicola, a genomic segment contains:
- a CDS encoding 5'-nucleotidase C-terminal domain-containing protein — translation MKLFHRKWLALLLSGVLMLSNLWIVAPQQVEAAPGSALTVAQAIAGNSGTATVEGYIVGHATGSKTSNFTAPFGNDYNVHLADAAGERDPGKLLNVQVSSGYRSEFGLQSNQGLIGKKIKVTGQLALYNNFPGLKSPTEMVFAEAPGDPGDPGNPGTMSIAAARALHDGEAAIITGVAITKSGAFGSKGFYVQDDTAGIYVQQQSVEAEAGSKVTVSGIKSVDSASGEVQLQATTVQITGTSPIPAPVGVTPATVSADTYGQLVKLTGVTAQQVSDEGTSGSFSFYAAADGEQVRVFVDFHTGLAKNTVQNGQEVHVTGVVTPFEGGLQIKPSKAGDIRPALTNVSGKKILFDNTHGQTAGAADWVIDGAFSDFADGLKDLGFTVDQLERTAPFNFSEQAITLEKLQEYDVFIIGEANIPFKASEQDALLQYAQNGGSIFFIGDHYNADRNYNRWDSTEVFNGYRRGAFGNPTKGMTAEEAASSAMAGVTSTDWLGTNFGIRFRFNALGTIESGQTVVPPSDAFGITEGVSVVESHAGGTLAILNPKIAKGLIYMPKNAPKWGPAVDQGVYNGGGIDEGPYAAIAKVGAGKAAFIGDSSPVEDITPKYRREDSGAVKTTYNGFLEEGDNSEFLLQTVEWLAVQEDYTTFEGRVELSPVTPLLSFETPAASTEPQQEPWSNPTGGYKWYNPATFAPGSYGSGQAPPEKVEVPGITSIAEARKYPVSTTLTVEGVITTTPGSWGAKGFYIQDATGGIYMYQNAGSYALGQKVQVTGDVNVFSSELQLSNISQITVTGNGTLPQPKVVSTVDESHQGQVVKLNGVSIQNIVKADNYGTLQFNAVKGSSSTLVRIDNRTGVNYNTFTAQYKEGDMLDLTGIASVFNGTYQLKPRSAEDVVYTDNASEEPVAVELIGLNDLHGKIDQHYELDINGDGMMDGTYGGAEYMAAYIRQRQQAQPNTLFVGVGDLIGGSSPVSALFQDEPTVEILDALDMAVNTAGNHEFDEGTTELLRMVNGGDYPHDDVNRAYGGMEHALLAANVVWRSGESAGESILPAYHIEEVEGQRIGFIGVVTEGAAEMVMPSGIQDIEFTNPVNAINKAAAELKEQGVRAIIVLAHSAASQDAAGRITGEAADYVNGIDAEVDVIFAAHNHAVVNGLLGSTLIVQASEYGKALSRVKLSLDPVTGDIAEKSADILWVDHAGVEPDPEVSAILDKYEQQVAPLLNEVVGTAAIDMEGGYAVKGEVGDNALGNLIADSMAWAMDSDFAMMNGGGIRDQLNAGEITFGELFNILPFNNVLVKLEIQGSDLVKMVNAQMTSLYGPDFSISGFKYTWDGSTAKVVDIMLPDGSAIDADRVYTLTVNNYMSTSTGAKYKLFGELGNNPVMGPEDLEALVSFIESFKEPIRYEAEGRISEVGSGGSEFGPVVTIGEAKLLEDGAEVTVEGVVSSKPGAFGSNHSFYLQDDSGGIQVYTFENPGVSVGDRLKLKSQKSTYRGAYQLNGIAELQVLGQVQLQPQAVSTLTGAQEYELVTLQEVKVEQLSAKDGYGNFSFKAVRDGRSESIYVDSRTGITYEAFKAEVTAGDVLHITGIVVPYNGSFQLKPRSMEDFADADATAPDAFLVGSPVFTDLSGKPVTALQRDQFIQVGSVMTNQSGAEQQAALIIALYDSKNRLKNVSYVEKKVAAGQTESLKAGFSLPNNVKGYVIKVMVWDSFNGMKPLSEAVQFPNEEQDTVKQ, via the coding sequence ATGAAGCTTTTTCACAGAAAGTGGCTGGCTTTGTTGTTAAGTGGTGTCCTCATGCTCTCGAATCTATGGATTGTGGCACCGCAGCAAGTGGAGGCGGCACCGGGCAGCGCGCTGACGGTTGCGCAGGCGATCGCTGGGAACAGTGGCACTGCGACGGTGGAGGGGTACATTGTCGGACATGCTACGGGCTCCAAGACGTCTAACTTTACAGCTCCATTCGGCAATGATTACAATGTTCATCTGGCAGATGCGGCAGGAGAAAGGGATCCCGGCAAGCTGTTGAATGTACAGGTTTCGTCAGGGTACCGCAGCGAATTTGGTCTTCAGAGCAACCAGGGGCTGATCGGTAAGAAGATCAAGGTGACGGGACAGCTTGCGTTATACAACAATTTTCCAGGCTTGAAAAGCCCGACGGAGATGGTGTTCGCGGAAGCACCCGGCGATCCTGGCGATCCCGGCAATCCCGGCACAATGTCCATTGCAGCAGCACGGGCACTGCATGACGGCGAAGCCGCCATCATTACAGGGGTTGCTATAACAAAGTCGGGCGCTTTTGGCTCCAAAGGCTTCTATGTGCAGGATGATACCGCAGGCATCTACGTTCAGCAGCAGAGCGTAGAGGCGGAGGCCGGCAGCAAGGTGACAGTCAGCGGCATCAAGTCGGTGGACAGCGCCAGCGGCGAGGTGCAGCTTCAAGCGACAACGGTACAGATTACAGGGACAAGCCCGATACCGGCCCCGGTGGGAGTAACGCCGGCGACGGTCAGTGCAGATACCTACGGACAGCTGGTAAAGCTGACGGGAGTCACTGCCCAGCAGGTCAGTGATGAGGGCACATCCGGCTCGTTTTCTTTCTATGCAGCAGCAGATGGGGAGCAGGTTCGGGTGTTTGTAGACTTCCATACCGGCCTTGCCAAAAACACAGTGCAAAACGGACAGGAGGTCCATGTTACCGGAGTCGTGACTCCTTTTGAAGGCGGACTGCAGATCAAGCCATCGAAGGCTGGTGATATCCGTCCGGCTCTGACGAACGTTTCCGGCAAAAAAATCCTTTTTGACAATACCCATGGACAGACTGCCGGCGCGGCAGATTGGGTTATTGACGGAGCCTTTTCGGATTTTGCGGATGGGCTGAAGGATCTCGGCTTCACCGTTGACCAGCTGGAGCGCACGGCTCCATTTAACTTCAGTGAGCAGGCCATTACGCTGGAGAAGCTTCAGGAATATGATGTGTTTATTATCGGGGAAGCGAACATTCCCTTTAAAGCGTCGGAGCAAGATGCATTGCTGCAATATGCTCAAAACGGAGGCAGCATCTTCTTCATCGGCGATCATTATAATGCAGACCGAAATTATAACCGCTGGGATTCCACCGAGGTGTTTAACGGTTATCGGCGCGGGGCCTTCGGTAATCCGACCAAAGGCATGACAGCAGAGGAAGCAGCTTCTAGCGCCATGGCAGGCGTAACGAGCACAGACTGGCTGGGTACGAACTTCGGCATCCGGTTCCGGTTTAATGCCTTGGGAACGATCGAAAGTGGTCAGACGGTGGTGCCTCCGAGCGATGCTTTTGGCATCACAGAGGGAGTAAGCGTCGTTGAATCCCACGCCGGCGGTACGCTGGCCATTTTGAATCCGAAGATTGCCAAGGGTCTGATCTATATGCCTAAAAATGCACCGAAGTGGGGACCTGCGGTAGACCAGGGGGTCTACAACGGAGGCGGCATCGACGAAGGTCCGTATGCGGCCATTGCCAAGGTGGGGGCCGGCAAAGCCGCATTCATTGGCGACTCCTCTCCGGTAGAGGATATCACGCCAAAATACCGCCGGGAGGACAGCGGTGCTGTCAAGACCACCTATAACGGCTTCCTGGAAGAAGGCGATAACAGCGAATTTCTGCTTCAAACAGTAGAGTGGCTGGCTGTACAGGAGGACTACACGACCTTTGAAGGACGGGTGGAGCTGAGTCCGGTGACACCGCTGCTCAGCTTTGAGACTCCGGCTGCATCGACAGAGCCGCAGCAGGAGCCGTGGAGCAATCCGACGGGGGGCTACAAATGGTATAATCCCGCTACCTTTGCCCCGGGCTCGTATGGATCAGGTCAAGCGCCGCCCGAGAAGGTGGAGGTGCCCGGCATTACCTCGATCGCTGAGGCGAGAAAGTATCCGGTAAGCACGACGCTTACGGTCGAAGGGGTCATTACGACGACTCCGGGCTCTTGGGGTGCCAAAGGTTTTTATATCCAGGACGCTACCGGCGGCATTTACATGTATCAAAATGCGGGCAGCTACGCTCTGGGTCAGAAAGTGCAGGTGACCGGAGATGTCAATGTGTTTAGCAGCGAGCTCCAGCTATCCAATATATCCCAAATAACCGTAACCGGTAACGGCACCCTTCCCCAGCCGAAGGTGGTTTCAACTGTAGATGAGAGCCATCAGGGACAGGTAGTGAAGCTGAACGGCGTCAGTATCCAAAATATCGTAAAAGCAGACAATTACGGCACTCTTCAATTCAATGCTGTAAAAGGAAGCAGCAGCACGCTGGTGCGAATCGATAACCGCACTGGAGTCAACTACAATACCTTTACCGCCCAGTACAAAGAAGGGGATATGCTGGATCTGACGGGAATTGCAAGTGTTTTTAACGGGACCTATCAGCTCAAGCCGCGCTCGGCAGAGGATGTTGTGTATACAGATAACGCATCGGAGGAGCCGGTTGCGGTAGAGCTGATCGGCCTGAACGATCTTCACGGCAAAATCGATCAGCATTACGAGCTGGATATTAACGGAGATGGCATGATGGACGGAACCTACGGCGGGGCTGAGTATATGGCAGCGTATATCCGTCAGCGTCAGCAAGCACAACCTAACACCTTGTTTGTCGGAGTCGGTGATCTGATTGGCGGCAGTTCACCAGTATCGGCTCTGTTTCAGGACGAGCCGACCGTAGAAATTCTGGATGCTCTGGATATGGCCGTAAATACCGCCGGCAATCATGAATTCGATGAGGGGACTACGGAGCTCTTGCGGATGGTAAACGGCGGAGATTACCCGCATGATGACGTGAACCGGGCGTACGGCGGTATGGAGCATGCACTGCTGGCGGCGAATGTGGTCTGGAGATCCGGAGAGTCGGCAGGCGAAAGTATTCTCCCGGCTTATCACATTGAAGAGGTAGAGGGTCAGCGGATCGGATTTATCGGGGTTGTCACGGAAGGCGCAGCAGAGATGGTGATGCCCTCAGGCATCCAGGATATCGAGTTTACGAATCCGGTCAACGCCATCAATAAAGCGGCAGCCGAGCTGAAGGAGCAAGGCGTCCGTGCCATCATCGTGCTGGCTCACAGCGCTGCCTCACAGGATGCTGCAGGTCGCATTACCGGCGAGGCTGCAGATTATGTGAATGGGATTGATGCGGAGGTTGATGTTATTTTTGCCGCGCATAATCATGCGGTCGTGAATGGCCTTCTCGGCAGCACCTTAATCGTGCAGGCGTCGGAATATGGCAAGGCTCTGAGCCGGGTGAAGCTGAGCCTGGATCCGGTGACCGGAGATATTGCAGAGAAGAGTGCGGATATTCTGTGGGTGGATCATGCCGGTGTTGAGCCGGACCCGGAAGTAAGCGCCATTCTGGACAAATATGAGCAGCAGGTTGCTCCCCTCTTGAATGAGGTCGTTGGCACAGCGGCGATCGATATGGAGGGCGGCTATGCCGTTAAAGGCGAGGTTGGGGACAATGCGCTTGGCAATCTGATCGCAGACAGTATGGCTTGGGCGATGGATAGTGATTTTGCCATGATGAACGGCGGCGGCATCCGCGATCAGCTGAATGCAGGAGAGATTACGTTTGGCGAGTTGTTTAATATTTTGCCGTTTAATAACGTGCTCGTGAAGCTGGAGATTCAGGGAAGCGATCTGGTGAAGATGGTGAATGCCCAGATGACCAGCCTGTACGGGCCGGATTTCAGCATCAGCGGATTCAAATATACCTGGGATGGCAGCACGGCTAAAGTAGTGGACATCATGCTGCCGGACGGAAGTGCCATTGATGCAGATCGGGTGTACACCCTCACGGTGAACAACTACATGTCCACATCCACAGGCGCTAAATACAAGCTGTTCGGTGAGCTGGGCAACAATCCGGTCATGGGACCGGAGGATCTGGAGGCGCTTGTAAGCTTCATCGAGAGCTTTAAGGAGCCGATCCGTTATGAAGCGGAGGGACGAATCTCTGAAGTAGGCAGCGGAGGCAGTGAGTTCGGACCTGTCGTGACCATTGGAGAAGCCAAGCTGCTGGAGGACGGAGCTGAAGTGACGGTGGAAGGCGTCGTCAGCAGCAAGCCGGGAGCCTTCGGTTCGAACCACAGCTTTTACCTTCAGGATGACAGCGGCGGCATTCAGGTATATACCTTCGAGAATCCGGGTGTGAGCGTCGGAGACCGGCTGAAGCTGAAGTCGCAAAAAAGCACATACCGCGGGGCTTATCAGCTGAACGGCATTGCGGAATTGCAAGTGCTGGGACAGGTGCAGCTGCAGCCGCAGGCGGTAAGCACCCTGACCGGAGCGCAGGAGTATGAGCTGGTAACGCTTCAGGAGGTCAAGGTCGAGCAGCTATCCGCCAAGGACGGATACGGCAATTTCAGCTTTAAGGCGGTACGCGACGGGCGCAGCGAGAGCATTTATGTAGACAGCCGCACTGGCATCACTTATGAAGCCTTTAAGGCCGAGGTGACGGCAGGGGATGTGCTGCATATCACGGGGATCGTTGTCCCTTACAATGGCAGCTTTCAGCTGAAGCCCCGGAGCATGGAGGATTTTGCAGATGCTGACGCTACGGCTCCAGATGCATTCCTGGTGGGTTCACCGGTCTTTACCGACCTTTCAGGCAAGCCGGTAACGGCGCTGCAGCGGGATCAATTTATTCAAGTCGGGAGTGTGATGACGAACCAGAGTGGTGCAGAGCAGCAGGCCGCTTTGATTATTGCGCTTTACGACAGCAAGAACCGGCTGAAGAATGTGTCGTACGTGGAGAAAAAAGTGGCCGCCGGCCAAACGGAATCCTTGAAAGCCGGCTTTAGCCTGCCGAACAATGTTAAAGGCTACGTGATCAAGGTGATGGTATGGGACAGCTTCAATGGCATGAAGCCGTTGTCGGAGGCGGTTCAGTTCCCGAATGAAGAGCAGGATACGGTGAAGCAGTAA
- a CDS encoding S-layer homology domain-containing protein, with protein sequence MNRPITRLQARICMAMMVVPVALSGGGSAAAEGAAAGSTSQGVMMNTGYSSARSGVFAAADLSPNALSAVAQVDAASGTVRITGTVSKGAGQPVTVMVIRPSGGIDYVDQTSSSSDGQYEFQYVLEEMSPRGTYLVKVGGSGGDTLVTTEFTYSAISQPTPPPVSVPEAPGAQPTQPSQPPAVQPGSVPLYVVDASSLSAVNTAGPGPVTIKVPAGNEGVKLPYNAGELLGSRSLIIHSGAVSVEIQPKVLSDLVKLKAGESLEGAAISFIVQELNVSEAEKQLPQRTAGTRMTTAGQVLDLDLALHTQSGTAVRLSSFSEPIEVSFGFDENREKRLMGVYYWNEQQGAWEYMGGALDTTETRLIAKLPHFSTFAVLEYHKAFADVPAGHWAQETITTLAARHIVFGVSDTMFAPSRQVSRAEFAALLVRTLSLQTSGKVTHSFQDVPTSSWFASEVAAAYDAGLIQGKSAKAFEPHAGMTREEMAVMLVRAYELSRGASAMSSSTIRYEDQNEIASWAQAHISRGTAAGLLNGAGGSRFLPKASASRAEAAQAVANMLTALEG encoded by the coding sequence ATGAACAGACCCATAACACGGCTTCAAGCCCGCATATGTATGGCGATGATGGTGGTGCCTGTAGCGCTGTCAGGCGGAGGGAGTGCAGCGGCTGAGGGTGCTGCAGCAGGTTCAACGTCTCAGGGAGTCATGATGAATACAGGATACAGCAGCGCCCGGTCTGGTGTTTTTGCGGCGGCAGATCTGTCCCCAAACGCCTTGTCCGCAGTCGCCCAGGTGGATGCTGCATCCGGCACAGTGAGAATTACGGGGACGGTCTCCAAAGGGGCAGGTCAGCCGGTTACGGTCATGGTCATCCGGCCGTCCGGCGGTATAGATTATGTGGATCAGACCTCTAGCAGCAGTGACGGACAATATGAGTTTCAATATGTGCTGGAGGAAATGAGTCCGAGGGGGACCTATCTAGTCAAGGTGGGAGGCAGCGGAGGAGACACATTGGTAACGACGGAGTTTACGTATTCAGCAATCTCCCAGCCCACTCCGCCGCCAGTGAGTGTACCGGAAGCGCCCGGCGCGCAGCCCACTCAGCCGTCACAGCCGCCTGCTGTTCAGCCGGGCTCAGTCCCGTTATATGTCGTAGATGCTTCCAGCCTCAGCGCAGTCAATACTGCGGGGCCGGGGCCAGTCACCATAAAGGTGCCAGCAGGGAATGAGGGAGTTAAGCTGCCGTACAATGCAGGGGAGCTCTTGGGCAGCCGCAGCCTGATTATCCACAGCGGCGCGGTCAGCGTCGAGATCCAGCCGAAGGTGCTCTCTGATCTGGTCAAGCTCAAGGCGGGTGAGAGTCTGGAGGGGGCAGCCATATCGTTTATCGTTCAGGAGTTGAATGTATCAGAGGCGGAGAAGCAGCTACCGCAGCGCACGGCCGGAACCCGGATGACAACAGCCGGACAGGTGCTGGATCTGGATCTGGCACTGCACACGCAGTCCGGCACCGCGGTCAGGCTGTCATCCTTCTCCGAACCTATTGAGGTGTCTTTCGGCTTCGATGAGAATCGTGAGAAGCGTCTGATGGGTGTCTACTACTGGAATGAACAGCAAGGAGCATGGGAGTATATGGGCGGAGCTCTGGACACAACAGAGACGCGCTTGATCGCGAAGCTTCCCCACTTCAGCACCTTTGCAGTTCTGGAATACCATAAAGCGTTTGCGGATGTACCAGCCGGGCACTGGGCTCAGGAGACGATTACTACGCTCGCGGCCCGGCACATCGTCTTCGGGGTATCGGACACCATGTTCGCTCCAAGCCGGCAGGTGTCCCGGGCTGAGTTTGCAGCGCTGCTCGTTCGCACGCTTTCCCTTCAGACTTCAGGTAAAGTCACCCATTCCTTTCAGGATGTGCCGACTTCATCATGGTTTGCTTCTGAAGTAGCAGCGGCCTATGATGCCGGACTCATCCAGGGCAAGTCGGCCAAGGCGTTTGAGCCGCATGCCGGGATGACCCGTGAGGAGATGGCGGTCATGCTGGTTCGGGCATACGAGCTTTCCCGCGGCGCGTCTGCAATGTCTTCCTCCACCATCAGGTACGAGGATCAGAACGAGATTGCATCGTGGGCCCAAGCACATATTAGCCGTGGAACCGCAGCCGGGCTGCTGAACGGAGCCGGTGGAAGCCGCTTTCTGCCGAAAGCCTCCGCCAGCCGCGCAGAGGCCGCGCAGGCTGTTGCGAACATGCTGACGGCTCTAGAAGGTTAA
- a CDS encoding YdeI/OmpD-associated family protein encodes MAKTIIEKLNLHKYEHAAVLFTPEGEDSLASLTAADRALKPQVYDMIFAFCLDLRALQELVATVIDRDCIRKGGYLYAAYPKKGNRVYDSYIHRDTLFEGLGADPEGYIGSSTMKFSRMVGMNDVFTVVGFKNEGPKKARSSSKPSQSVADYIAMIPNIEQDLSGEPEALSFYRSLTPGYQRDWARYVYSAVQEGTRAKRREEMKSLLIQGFKSIELYRQNSR; translated from the coding sequence ATGGCCAAAACAATTATAGAAAAGCTGAACCTGCATAAATACGAGCACGCCGCCGTGCTGTTTACCCCGGAGGGGGAGGACAGCCTGGCGTCCTTGACAGCCGCGGACCGGGCATTGAAGCCTCAGGTGTATGATATGATTTTTGCGTTCTGTCTGGATCTGAGAGCCTTGCAGGAGCTTGTCGCAACGGTTATTGACCGGGACTGTATCCGAAAGGGAGGGTATTTATACGCCGCTTATCCCAAGAAAGGCAATCGCGTATACGACTCTTATATTCACCGGGACACGCTGTTTGAGGGACTGGGAGCAGATCCGGAAGGGTATATCGGGTCAAGCACTATGAAATTTAGCCGGATGGTGGGCATGAATGACGTCTTTACCGTGGTCGGCTTCAAAAATGAAGGCCCGAAGAAGGCCCGATCCTCCTCAAAGCCCAGCCAGTCCGTCGCCGATTACATTGCGATGATACCTAATATAGAGCAGGATTTGAGCGGGGAGCCGGAGGCGCTGTCCTTCTATCGATCGCTGACTCCCGGCTACCAGCGAGACTGGGCGCGTTATGTCTACAGTGCCGTGCAGGAGGGAACAAGAGCCAAGCGGCGGGAAGAGATGAAGTCGCTATTAATCCAAGGCTTCAAGAGCATAGAGCTCTATCGGCAAAATAGCAGATGA
- a CDS encoding GGDEF domain-containing protein, whose amino-acid sequence MTLAQIGDIAETIPVVSPDTNCRVADEWFKQSHRLEGIAVVGETGKPALLTRNRFYQHVGTQYGYNIYIQRPVKLIMNRCPLVVDASESIIDVSLQAMNRAEEELYDVVLVLREDQLLGAVSIRRLLLEVADIRAEKAAYLNSLTGLPGNHMIDEQLQKTVLLEQFSVLYVDLDYFKSYNDSYGFKMGDVLIQATANLLREAFQGPGSFLGHIGGDDFIVILNHHSYANSCSQVIEQFEALKSSLYKQEDLQNNYVMGDGRSGVYGQIPLVSISIAVVTNQSESFHSVDDIIEEATRIKKLCKSRSGSTSIANECCR is encoded by the coding sequence TTGACGCTGGCACAAATCGGCGACATTGCCGAGACCATTCCCGTCGTCTCCCCGGATACCAATTGCCGGGTTGCAGACGAATGGTTCAAGCAGAGCCACAGGCTGGAAGGCATCGCTGTTGTCGGGGAGACCGGCAAGCCTGCTCTGCTGACACGCAACCGGTTTTATCAGCATGTGGGAACCCAATATGGCTATAACATCTACATTCAGCGCCCGGTCAAGCTGATTATGAACCGCTGTCCACTTGTCGTGGATGCGAGCGAATCCATCATTGATGTCAGCCTTCAGGCGATGAACCGGGCAGAGGAGGAATTGTATGATGTCGTACTGGTCCTTCGGGAAGACCAGCTGTTAGGTGCTGTAAGCATTCGCAGGCTGCTCCTGGAGGTCGCCGACATCCGGGCGGAGAAAGCAGCCTATCTCAATTCGCTGACTGGACTGCCGGGCAATCATATGATTGATGAGCAGCTTCAGAAGACCGTATTGCTGGAACAGTTCAGTGTGCTGTACGTTGATCTCGACTACTTCAAATCGTACAATGATAGCTACGGCTTCAAGATGGGCGACGTTCTGATCCAGGCGACGGCCAATCTGCTGCGGGAAGCGTTTCAAGGACCCGGCTCTTTTCTGGGACATATCGGCGGGGATGATTTCATCGTCATTTTGAACCATCATAGCTACGCCAACTCCTGCAGTCAGGTCATCGAACAGTTTGAAGCACTCAAGAGCAGCCTGTACAAGCAAGAAGATCTCCAGAACAATTACGTGATGGGTGATGGGCGCTCTGGCGTCTACGGCCAGATCCCGCTGGTGTCCATATCCATTGCCGTCGTCACCAATCAAAGCGAAAGCTTCCACAGCGTGGATGACATCATTGAAGAAGCGACACGAATCAAAAAATTATGTAAATCCCGCTCCGGCAGCACCAGTATTGCGAACGAATGCTGCCGGTAA
- a CDS encoding EAL domain-containing protein, with product MTYLFDVIRQYMVSLKRYHALRGMIRDQSLTTYFQPVISLQEGSPLGYEVLNRPPASSLFPNTEAFYDFIGHTDQVFAFERASRDLSFNRFCAALTRSDKPRDTVIFINIHPQVLLDTNYRSGETLQLLSRYGLSPKQVVFELTEKQAVHDYVEFERILYHYRAQGFRVAIDDAGSGYNSLKAIVSLKPEFIKLDKSLIRNVHQCPNQQRIVKLLQEFAAESGTHIIAEGIEAREEFVFLQQEGIEYGQGYAIGRPATELQTASLPVCEKTSM from the coding sequence ATGACTTACCTGTTTGACGTCATCCGGCAGTACATGGTCTCTCTGAAACGTTATCATGCTCTGCGGGGGATGATCCGGGACCAATCGCTGACGACGTATTTCCAGCCGGTCATCAGCCTGCAGGAGGGCAGTCCTCTCGGCTATGAGGTGCTGAACCGTCCGCCGGCCTCTTCTTTGTTTCCGAATACAGAAGCTTTTTATGATTTTATTGGACATACCGATCAGGTATTTGCCTTTGAGCGTGCCAGCCGGGATTTGTCCTTTAATCGCTTCTGCGCTGCGTTAACGCGTTCGGACAAGCCTCGAGATACTGTGATCTTCATCAATATCCATCCTCAAGTGCTGCTGGATACCAACTATCGCAGTGGTGAAACATTGCAGCTGCTGTCCAGATACGGCCTGTCGCCGAAGCAGGTAGTCTTCGAGCTGACCGAGAAGCAGGCGGTCCATGATTACGTGGAATTTGAACGCATCCTGTACCATTACCGCGCCCAAGGCTTTCGCGTGGCTATTGACGATGCAGGCTCTGGCTATAACAGCCTGAAGGCGATTGTGAGCCTGAAGCCTGAATTCATCAAGCTGGATAAATCGCTGATCCGAAACGTCCACCAGTGCCCAAATCAACAGCGGATCGTCAAGCTGCTGCAGGAGTTTGCTGCGGAATCCGGGACGCATATCATTGCAGAAGGCATTGAGGCGCGGGAGGAATTTGTTTTTTTACAACAGGAAGGGATTGAATACGGGCAGGGCTATGCCATTGGACGACCGGCTACCGAGCTGCAGACCGCTTCACTGCCTGTCTGTGAGAAGACATCGATGTAA
- a CDS encoding Gfo/Idh/MocA family protein, giving the protein MNTIQKMAVIGLGHMGKHMIHRLLPQFKGQIELSAICDSHEERLRREAAEIADSPRLYTDYRQLLNETELDMVYIAVPPSLHENVAKIAFEKGLHVFCEKPLANSLEEARVMTALAERSGKIHAVHFSLPLDPAVLKMKALLKERAIGAIAGMNLFLEFPQWPRAWQHNAWITSRQQGGYLLEVGIHWIQMIQQVFGPITHVQSQVTFPEDASQCESLVRAVLRLEDGTDIQLSGTDRREGDERVSLVIHGEEGRIALENWRDLQLGGPAEAEMQPVPLDDVSSPLPMLKQFLQCIQGEPGVIFNFHDGYNAQVILEALRHPGEGWVDVRDQLLGYSSAEM; this is encoded by the coding sequence ATGAATACCATTCAAAAAATGGCCGTGATCGGCCTCGGACACATGGGCAAGCATATGATTCACCGGCTATTGCCTCAATTTAAAGGCCAAATCGAGCTGAGCGCCATTTGCGACAGCCATGAGGAAAGACTGCGCAGAGAAGCCGCCGAGATCGCAGACAGCCCGCGCCTATACACAGATTACCGCCAGCTGCTGAATGAAACAGAGCTGGATATGGTATACATTGCGGTTCCGCCCTCCCTGCATGAGAACGTGGCGAAGATCGCGTTCGAGAAGGGGCTCCACGTATTCTGTGAGAAGCCGCTTGCGAACAGTCTGGAAGAAGCGAGAGTCATGACCGCCCTCGCGGAGCGAAGCGGAAAGATTCATGCCGTTCATTTCTCACTTCCGCTGGACCCGGCTGTGCTGAAGATGAAAGCGCTGCTGAAGGAGAGAGCCATCGGCGCGATTGCGGGCATGAATTTGTTCCTGGAATTCCCGCAGTGGCCCAGAGCCTGGCAGCATAATGCGTGGATTACATCCAGGCAGCAGGGCGGATATTTGCTGGAGGTGGGAATTCACTGGATTCAAATGATTCAGCAGGTGTTCGGACCCATCACTCATGTCCAGAGTCAAGTGACGTTTCCCGAAGATGCCTCCCAGTGCGAAAGCCTTGTGCGCGCTGTGCTGCGCCTGGAGGACGGCACGGACATTCAGTTGTCAGGAACCGACCGCCGGGAAGGTGATGAGCGAGTCTCGCTCGTCATCCATGGCGAAGAGGGGAGAATCGCCTTGGAGAACTGGCGGGACCTGCAGCTTGGCGGCCCGGCCGAAGCGGAGATGCAGCCGGTGCCATTGGATGATGTCTCTAGCCCGCTGCCAATGCTCAAGCAGTTTCTGCAGTGCATCCAGGGTGAACCCGGTGTCATCTTTAACTTCCACGACGGCTATAACGCTCAGGTGATCCTGGAGGCTCTGCGTCATCCCGGTGAGGGCTGGGTGGATGTACGGGATCAGCTGCTCGGTTATTCCTCTGCCGAGATGTAA